One region of Terriglobia bacterium genomic DNA includes:
- a CDS encoding lamin tail domain-containing protein, which produces MRITPLSQRTTRRSRLVRTGAFAFLGLVLILSQLASPSPIQAASSSIVISQVYGGGGNSGATLKNDFIELFNRGGSAVDVSTWSVQYAAAAGSSWQITNLSGVIQPGQYYLVQEAQGAGGTLPLPTPDAIGNIPMSATAGKVALVSNQTTLTCGAAAGNCFPNTAIVDFVGFGSTANNFEGSGPTATLNNTTAALRKSGGCTDTDNNASDFSTGAPTPRNTASPISLCAGPTDPSGTGAATPGSLTAGSSTLLTVKVTPGANPTSTGISVTTNLLLIGGSAAQALSDDGTNGDAVAGDLIFSYQATVGGNITPGSKTLPVTISDAQLRNGIASITLAIEPPLTAIHDLQGPGTTSPHVGELVATRGVVTGIKSNGFFIQMPDAEVDGDPNTSEGIFIFTSSNPSASVSIGDLVKVTGTIQEFIPSSDPVSPPLTEIAGSPVFTILSSGNALPNPVTLTSTDTTPSGGLEQLERFEGMRVHVDSLLVVAPTGGSITEASATSTSSGIFFTVIDGVARPFTEPGIEVPDLLPAGAPCCVPRFDGNPEKLRVDSDGLLGAARLEATSGAFLNNVSGVLDYGSRSYTLLPDPGNQTQASVAGNITALAVPDACPAEFTVASSNMQRFYDTVNDPSTSDVALTTTAFNNRLNKVSLAIRNVMKLPDIVGVEEMENLSTLQTLADKVNSDAVAAGLASPQYQAFLAEGNDVGGIDVGFLVKATRVTVIDVTQVGKDTTYDDPNSGPAMLNDRPPLVLRATIQPPAGPPFPVTVIVNHLRSLSGIDDPVDGVRVRAKRAAQAEFLAQLIQDHQAAGERVISVGDYNSTQFSDGYVDVIGTVLGTPAPFDQVLFATSALVNPTLTDLVDTVAPDQKYSYVFNGNAQELDHILVTGNLLPSLNGLFYGRNNADFPESYRNDANRPERFSDHDIPVGFFQMPLLVSNASVDQSTLWPPNHKLVPITVNYTLQNLCTTLRTVTTTLSVTSNEAINGTGDGNTDPDWVVVDPHHVLLRSERAGTGNGRVYTITIKATDSKGNVATQAVTVTVGKDKK; this is translated from the coding sequence ATGAGAATTACCCCCTTGTCACAACGAACAACGCGACGTTCCCGTCTTGTCAGGACTGGCGCGTTTGCATTCCTCGGTCTCGTCTTAATCCTCAGTCAACTCGCCAGTCCTTCCCCTATTCAGGCTGCATCGAGCAGCATCGTGATCAGCCAGGTCTATGGGGGCGGCGGCAATTCGGGTGCAACCTTAAAAAATGATTTCATCGAGCTCTTCAATCGAGGAGGCAGCGCCGTCGATGTGAGCACCTGGTCGGTGCAATATGCCGCTGCCGCAGGTTCCTCGTGGCAGATAACGAACCTCTCTGGCGTCATCCAGCCGGGTCAGTATTATCTGGTCCAGGAGGCCCAGGGCGCGGGCGGTACCTTGCCTCTGCCAACCCCCGATGCCATTGGGAACATCCCCATGAGTGCCACTGCCGGCAAGGTGGCGCTCGTCTCCAATCAAACGACGCTCACTTGTGGTGCCGCCGCGGGCAATTGTTTTCCCAATACGGCGATCGTGGATTTTGTGGGATTCGGGAGTACAGCAAACAACTTCGAGGGAAGTGGTCCTACGGCGACGTTGAACAATACCACGGCCGCGCTGCGCAAATCAGGAGGATGCACAGACACGGATAACAATGCCTCCGATTTTTCGACAGGAGCTCCCACTCCACGCAACACCGCCTCTCCAATCAGCCTGTGCGCTGGTCCCACTGATCCGTCGGGCACCGGAGCGGCCACACCCGGTTCATTGACCGCCGGGAGTTCCACCCTGTTGACGGTGAAGGTCACGCCGGGCGCTAATCCAACCAGCACCGGAATTTCTGTGACTACCAATCTGCTTCTGATCGGCGGCTCGGCCGCACAGGCGTTGTCCGACGATGGAACCAACGGCGATGCCGTCGCGGGAGATCTCATTTTCTCCTATCAGGCAACGGTGGGCGGTAACATCACGCCGGGTTCCAAGACGCTCCCTGTGACGATTTCAGACGCGCAGTTGAGAAACGGAATTGCGTCCATCACCCTCGCCATCGAACCTCCGCTGACAGCCATCCATGATCTCCAGGGACCCGGTACGACCTCGCCCCATGTAGGTGAACTGGTTGCGACCCGCGGCGTCGTCACGGGAATCAAAAGCAACGGATTTTTCATTCAGATGCCGGACGCCGAAGTGGATGGCGATCCCAACACCTCCGAGGGGATCTTCATCTTCACGTCCAGCAACCCTTCGGCCTCGGTCTCGATCGGCGATTTGGTCAAGGTGACGGGGACAATCCAGGAATTCATCCCCTCTTCTGATCCGGTCAGCCCGCCCTTGACAGAAATTGCAGGGTCCCCGGTCTTCACCATTCTCTCCTCGGGGAATGCCCTGCCCAACCCGGTCACGCTCACCAGCACCGACACCACTCCATCGGGCGGCCTCGAACAGCTGGAGCGATTCGAAGGCATGCGCGTTCACGTGGACTCGTTGCTGGTTGTTGCGCCCACCGGCGGAAGCATCACTGAAGCCAGCGCGACCTCAACCTCGAGCGGCATTTTCTTTACGGTGATCGACGGCGTGGCCCGCCCCTTCACGGAGCCCGGCATTGAGGTCCCCGACCTGTTGCCGGCAGGTGCTCCCTGTTGTGTTCCGCGGTTCGACGGCAATCCCGAAAAGCTGCGTGTCGATAGTGACGGATTGCTCGGCGCCGCGCGGCTCGAAGCCACCAGCGGAGCCTTCCTCAACAATGTCAGCGGGGTGCTCGACTACGGTTCCCGCAGTTACACCCTCCTGCCTGATCCTGGAAACCAGACACAGGCGAGTGTTGCGGGGAATATCACCGCCCTTGCGGTGCCGGATGCTTGTCCCGCGGAATTCACTGTGGCCTCTTCCAACATGCAGCGTTTTTATGACACGGTCAACGATCCCTCGACCAGCGATGTCGCGCTCACGACCACTGCCTTCAATAACCGGCTCAACAAGGTCTCGCTCGCCATCCGCAATGTCATGAAGCTGCCCGACATTGTTGGCGTTGAGGAAATGGAGAATCTCTCGACGCTCCAGACCCTCGCCGACAAGGTCAACTCCGACGCCGTGGCCGCCGGTCTGGCCAGTCCGCAATACCAGGCCTTCCTCGCCGAAGGCAATGATGTCGGCGGGATTGACGTCGGATTTCTCGTCAAGGCAACGCGGGTCACGGTCATCGATGTGACGCAGGTGGGGAAGGATACCACCTACGATGATCCCAATAGTGGTCCGGCGATGCTGAACGACCGCCCGCCGCTCGTGCTGCGCGCGACCATTCAGCCCCCTGCCGGTCCCCCATTCCCCGTGACCGTCATTGTGAATCATCTCCGTTCGCTCTCTGGCATCGACGATCCCGTCGATGGAGTCCGCGTCCGCGCCAAGCGGGCCGCCCAGGCGGAGTTCCTGGCCCAGTTGATCCAGGACCACCAGGCGGCGGGAGAACGCGTGATTTCCGTGGGCGACTATAACTCGACCCAGTTCAGCGATGGCTATGTGGATGTCATCGGGACCGTCCTGGGAACGCCGGCTCCTTTTGACCAGGTACTCTTCGCCACGTCCGCCCTCGTGAATCCGACCCTCACGGACCTGGTCGATACGGTCGCTCCGGACCAGAAGTATTCCTACGTCTTCAACGGAAACGCCCAGGAGCTCGACCATATCCTGGTGACCGGGAATCTGCTCCCCTCTTTGAACGGGCTCTTTTATGGCCGCAACAACGCCGATTTCCCCGAGAGCTACCGCAACGATGCAAACCGTCCGGAACGCTTTTCGGACCACGACATTCCGGTGGGATTCTTCCAGATGCCGTTGTTGGTGAGCAACGCCTCGGTCGACCAATCGACGCTGTGGCCGCCCAATCACAAGCTGGTTCCCATCACCGTCAACTACACCCTCCAGAACCTGTGCACCACTCTTCGTACGGTGACCACGACGTTGAGTGTCACCAGCAATGAAGCCATCAACGGGACCGGAGACGGCAATACCGATCCCGATTGGGTCGTCGTCGATCCGCACCACGTGCTGCTGCGGTCGGAACGGGCCGGCACCGGCAACGGGCGGGTCTATACGATCACCATCAA